One Sebastes umbrosus isolate fSebUmb1 chromosome 6, fSebUmb1.pri, whole genome shotgun sequence DNA window includes the following coding sequences:
- the ifrd2 gene encoding interferon-related developmental regulator 2 isoform X1, with protein sequence MPRSKKGKRGSSKPGSLRQEVLQLQLSAKASLKGMKNGVKGESGASDDELTSDVLSHCSSASENTSVMEEGTGGEQVDEQTAQDETEDKLKQCIDNLMDKSSKTRLAGLESLRQAFSSRVLYDFLTERRLTISDCMERSLKKGSAEEQAAAATVFTLLCIQLGGGDEAEEGFKMLRPILTAILLDNSASIAARQSCARALGMCCYVSTAEEGEDLIKSLALLETVFMSSYPNREGTLPTPKPGSPSLHTAALQAWSLLVTICPASRLTVLLDLHLPKLQACLQSSDVNYRIAVGETIALLVELGRDIDEEFEVEDVVSLCESLKSLATDGNKHRAKNDRRKQRSIFREVLHYIENEDFTVERIRFGLEGVYIDSWMRRRIYDAFKEIMESGVRHHLQFNPLLRDIFGLGAPLILDATVKGNKISRFEKHLFNSAAFKARTKQMNKVRDKRADVM encoded by the exons ATGCCGAGGAGTAAAAAGGGGAAACGTGGCTCCAGCAAGCCGG GCTCTCTTCGTCAAGAGGTtcttcagctgcagctgtcgGCTAAAGCCTCGCTGAAAG GTATGAAGAATGGGGTGAAGGGAGAGTCGGGTGCCAGCGACGATGAGCTGACGTCTGATGTTCTCAGCCACTGCAGCAGTGCCAGTGAAAACACCTCAGTGATGGAAGAGGGTACAG GAGGAGAGCAGGTGGACGAGCAGACTGCCCAGGATGAAACAGAAGATAAACTCAAGCAGTGTATAGACAACCTGATGGATAAGAG ctctAAGACGCGTCTAGCAGGTCTGGAGTCATTGAGACAGGCCTTCTCCTCCAGAGTGCTGTACGACTTCCTGACAGAGAGACGCCTAACAATCAGCGACTGCATGGAAAGGAGCCTTAAAAAGG GCAGTGCAGAAGAGCAGGCTGCGGCGGCCACCGTCTTCACCCTGCTCTGTATCCAGCTTGGGGGTGGAGACGAGGCAGAGGAGGGCTTCAAGATGCTTCGCCCCATCCTCACCGCCATCCTGTTAGACAACAGTGCCAGCATAGCAGCCCGCCAGAGT TGTGCCAGAGCTCTGGGGATGTGCTGTTATGTCTCTACCGCTGAAGAAGGAGAG GACTTGATTAAGTCGTTGGCCCTTCTGGAGACCGTGTTCATGTCTTCCTACCCAAACAGAGAGGGAACACTGCCGACACCCAAACCAGGCAGTCCAAGCCTCCACACCGCCGCCCTGCAGGCCTGGTCGCTGCTGGTCACCATCTGTCCCGCATCTAGACTGACTGTGCTGCTCGACCT TCACCTCCCCAAACTGCAGGCGTGTCTGCAGAGCAGCGACGTCAACTACAGGATAGCAGTGGGAGAGACCATCGCCCTGCTGGTGGAGCTGGGACGAGATATAGACGag GAATTTGAGGTGGAGGACGTTGTAAGTCTGTGTGAAAGTCTGAAGAGTTTAGCAACAGACGGCAACAAGCACCGAGCCAAGAACGACCGGCGGAAACAGCGCTCCATCTTCAGAGAGGTGCTACATTACATAGAG AACGAGGACTTCACCGTGGAGAGGATCAGGTTTGGACTGGAGGGCGTTTACATCGACAGCTGGATGAGGAGAAGAATCTACGACGCTTTCAAAGAGATCATGGAGTCTGGAGTCAGACACCATCTACAG TTCAACCCTCTACTGAGAGACATCTTTGGCCTCGGCGCTCCCCTCATCCTGGACGCTACTGTCAAAGGCAACAAGATCTCTCGGTTTGAGAAG CATCTTTTCAACTCCGCTGCCTTCAAGGCCAGGACTAAACAGATGAACAAAGTCAGGGACAAACGTGCTGACGTCATGTGA
- the ifrd2 gene encoding interferon-related developmental regulator 2 isoform X2 has product MPRSKKGKRGSSKPGMKNGVKGESGASDDELTSDVLSHCSSASENTSVMEEGTGGEQVDEQTAQDETEDKLKQCIDNLMDKSSKTRLAGLESLRQAFSSRVLYDFLTERRLTISDCMERSLKKGSAEEQAAAATVFTLLCIQLGGGDEAEEGFKMLRPILTAILLDNSASIAARQSCARALGMCCYVSTAEEGEDLIKSLALLETVFMSSYPNREGTLPTPKPGSPSLHTAALQAWSLLVTICPASRLTVLLDLHLPKLQACLQSSDVNYRIAVGETIALLVELGRDIDEEFEVEDVVSLCESLKSLATDGNKHRAKNDRRKQRSIFREVLHYIENEDFTVERIRFGLEGVYIDSWMRRRIYDAFKEIMESGVRHHLQFNPLLRDIFGLGAPLILDATVKGNKISRFEKHLFNSAAFKARTKQMNKVRDKRADVM; this is encoded by the exons ATGCCGAGGAGTAAAAAGGGGAAACGTGGCTCCAGCAAGCCGG GTATGAAGAATGGGGTGAAGGGAGAGTCGGGTGCCAGCGACGATGAGCTGACGTCTGATGTTCTCAGCCACTGCAGCAGTGCCAGTGAAAACACCTCAGTGATGGAAGAGGGTACAG GAGGAGAGCAGGTGGACGAGCAGACTGCCCAGGATGAAACAGAAGATAAACTCAAGCAGTGTATAGACAACCTGATGGATAAGAG ctctAAGACGCGTCTAGCAGGTCTGGAGTCATTGAGACAGGCCTTCTCCTCCAGAGTGCTGTACGACTTCCTGACAGAGAGACGCCTAACAATCAGCGACTGCATGGAAAGGAGCCTTAAAAAGG GCAGTGCAGAAGAGCAGGCTGCGGCGGCCACCGTCTTCACCCTGCTCTGTATCCAGCTTGGGGGTGGAGACGAGGCAGAGGAGGGCTTCAAGATGCTTCGCCCCATCCTCACCGCCATCCTGTTAGACAACAGTGCCAGCATAGCAGCCCGCCAGAGT TGTGCCAGAGCTCTGGGGATGTGCTGTTATGTCTCTACCGCTGAAGAAGGAGAG GACTTGATTAAGTCGTTGGCCCTTCTGGAGACCGTGTTCATGTCTTCCTACCCAAACAGAGAGGGAACACTGCCGACACCCAAACCAGGCAGTCCAAGCCTCCACACCGCCGCCCTGCAGGCCTGGTCGCTGCTGGTCACCATCTGTCCCGCATCTAGACTGACTGTGCTGCTCGACCT TCACCTCCCCAAACTGCAGGCGTGTCTGCAGAGCAGCGACGTCAACTACAGGATAGCAGTGGGAGAGACCATCGCCCTGCTGGTGGAGCTGGGACGAGATATAGACGag GAATTTGAGGTGGAGGACGTTGTAAGTCTGTGTGAAAGTCTGAAGAGTTTAGCAACAGACGGCAACAAGCACCGAGCCAAGAACGACCGGCGGAAACAGCGCTCCATCTTCAGAGAGGTGCTACATTACATAGAG AACGAGGACTTCACCGTGGAGAGGATCAGGTTTGGACTGGAGGGCGTTTACATCGACAGCTGGATGAGGAGAAGAATCTACGACGCTTTCAAAGAGATCATGGAGTCTGGAGTCAGACACCATCTACAG TTCAACCCTCTACTGAGAGACATCTTTGGCCTCGGCGCTCCCCTCATCCTGGACGCTACTGTCAAAGGCAACAAGATCTCTCGGTTTGAGAAG CATCTTTTCAACTCCGCTGCCTTCAAGGCCAGGACTAAACAGATGAACAAAGTCAGGGACAAACGTGCTGACGTCATGTGA
- the amt gene encoding aminomethyltransferase, mitochondrial yields MWARLLVGVRGSGLGLRASRDGLLRVSGAGCAGTRQASSGEAVLKKTRLFDFHRDHGGKMVEFAGWSMPVQYKDSHIASHMHCREHCSIFDVSHMLQTKVHGKDRVKFMESLVVADIAELKDNQGSLSLFTTEKGGIIDDLIVTKTDQGYLYVVSNAGCADKDSAHMKARLAEFKAAGFDVDLEFLDEALIALQGPSMSQVLQEGLKEDLSKLTFMTSTLATLFGIPGCRVTRCGYTGEDGVEISVPQSRVVELTEKLLANAEVKLAGLGARDSLRLEAGLCLYGNDIDETTTPVEGSLVWTIGKRRRQNRDFPGADIIVPQIKAKTARKRVGLVSTGPPVRQHTPILGPDGKVIGEVTSGCPSPCLKKNVAMGYVDAAFAKNGTAIKVEVRKKAVPAIVSKMPFVPTNYYSG; encoded by the exons ATGTGGGCTCGGCTGCTGGTTGGTGTCCGGGGTTCTGGTCTCGGTCTGCGGGCTTCCAGGGACGGTCTGCTGCGGGTCTCTGGAGCTGGATGTGCGGGGACGAGACAGGCTTCCAgtggagag GCTGTCTTGAAGAAGACCCGGCTGTTTGACTTCCACAGGGATCATGGGGGTAAGATGGTGGAGTTTGCAGGTTGGAGTATGCCCGTCCAGTACAAAGACAGTCACATCGCCTCACACATGCACTGCAGAGAGCACTGCTCCATCTTCGATGTCAGCCACATGCTGCAG aCCAAAGTCCACGGCAAAGACCGGGTGAAGTTCATGGAGTCTCTAGTAGTTGCAGATATTGCAGAACTGAAGGACAACCAG GGGTCCTTGTCTCTCTTCACCACTGAGAAAGGAGGCATCATTGATGACCTCATAGTGACAAAGACAGACCAGGGCTACCTCTACGTCGTCTCCAACGCCGGCTGCGCCGACAAGGACTCGGCTCATATGAAG GCCAGACTGGCAGAGTTCAAAGCTGCAGGTTTTGATGTGGATCTGGAATTCCTTGATGAAGCGCTGATTGCTCTGCAAG GTCCATCCATGTCTCAGGTGCTCCAGGAGGGGCTGAAAGAGGACCTCAGTAAACTGACCTTCATGACCTCCACCTTGGCCACTTTGTTTGGTATTCCTGGCTGCAGGGTCACCCGCTGTGGATACACTGGAGAGGATGGAGTGGAG ATCTCCGTCCCTCAGTCCAGAGTGGTGGAGCTGACGGAGAAGCTGCTGGCTAACGCTGAGGTGAAGCTGGCCGGTCTGGGCGCCAGGGACAGTCTGCGGCTGGAGGCGGGGCTTTGTCTCTATGGCAACGACATTGATGAGACCACCACGCCTGTGGAGGGCTCCTTAGTCTGGACCATAG GAAAGCGTCGGCGTCAGAACAGGGATTTCCCCGGCGCTGACATCATCGTACCTCAGATCAAAGCCAAGACAGCCAGGAAGAGAGTTGGCCTGGTGTCCACCGGCCCCCCCGTCAGACAACACACACCCATACTGGGCCCTGATGGAAAGGTCATAG gtGAGGTGACTAGCGGCTGCCCTTCTCCCTGCCTCAAAAAGAACGTTGCCATGGGTTACGTGGATGCGGCATTCGCTAAGAACGGGACAGCCATCAAGGTGGAGGTCAGGAAAAAAGCTGTGCCCGCCATCGTCAGCAAGATGCCCTTCGTCCCCACCAACTACTACTCTGGATAG